One stretch of Haloterrigena salifodinae DNA includes these proteins:
- a CDS encoding Lrp/AsnC family transcriptional regulator, which translates to MDERDVRLLKAIAELETGSPERLHEATGIPVSTIHYRLNNLREEGIIANDRYEIDLEELGLGVTVLVEVHADYQGSYEEFADRLLTVEGVTNVYFTMGETDFIVIARLSGSEMVERLIAEFEQLEGVERTDSTFVISAIEERDALQSYELETLLEELTDE; encoded by the coding sequence ATCGACGAACGCGACGTGCGCCTGCTGAAGGCGATCGCCGAACTCGAGACGGGGAGCCCGGAACGGCTCCACGAGGCGACCGGCATTCCGGTCTCGACGATCCACTACCGGCTCAACAACCTCCGGGAGGAGGGGATCATCGCGAACGATCGCTACGAAATCGACCTCGAGGAACTCGGGCTCGGCGTCACCGTCTTAGTCGAGGTTCACGCCGACTATCAGGGCTCCTACGAGGAGTTCGCAGACCGATTGCTGACCGTCGAGGGGGTCACGAACGTCTACTTCACGATGGGCGAGACGGATTTCATCGTGATCGCGCGACTGAGCGGCAGCGAGATGGTCGAGCGATTGATCGCCGAGTTCGAGCAGCTCGAGGGCGTCGAGCGGACTGACTCGACGTTCGTCATCTCGGCGATCGAGGAACGGGACGCGCTCCAGAGCTACGAGTTGGAGACGCTGCTCGAGGAACTGACTGACGAGTGA
- a CDS encoding DMT family transporter, with protein sequence MKLFDSVPSRYREAVLFSMLALCWGTSFVAIEIGLEHVPPLLFAGLRYTVAGAVVFGYATVVTDRTRPRGRAEWLAVSVAGVFVIALYHGLLYLGELYVSGAVAATLVSTAPILTAAFAGLVLPEERLSLGGVVGFVLGLVGVIAVVQPSPGSLGDDVTVGAALVFASAVAFALGSVFVRPIDSELPLETLQAWAMLVGGAVLLCWAALRGESVAAIDPTLSALVSYGYLTLVSGVFAFLLYFELLDRSGATQVSLVSYAEPVVAMGVSWIALGYVVDSVMLLGLVTILAGFAIVKRGALRTLLRSALETRSTTTSK encoded by the coding sequence ATGAAACTGTTCGATTCAGTGCCGAGCAGGTACCGCGAAGCGGTGCTCTTTTCGATGCTCGCGCTCTGCTGGGGAACGTCGTTCGTGGCGATCGAGATCGGACTCGAGCACGTGCCGCCGCTGCTGTTCGCCGGGCTCCGCTACACGGTCGCCGGCGCGGTCGTCTTCGGGTACGCGACCGTCGTGACCGATCGCACGCGGCCGCGAGGGCGGGCGGAGTGGCTAGCGGTAAGCGTCGCCGGCGTCTTCGTCATCGCGCTCTATCACGGGCTGTTATACCTCGGCGAACTGTACGTCTCGGGCGCGGTCGCGGCGACGCTCGTCAGTACGGCCCCGATCCTCACGGCGGCGTTCGCCGGCCTCGTCCTTCCGGAGGAACGGCTCTCTCTCGGCGGCGTCGTCGGCTTCGTGCTCGGGCTGGTCGGCGTCATCGCCGTGGTCCAGCCGTCCCCCGGGTCGCTCGGCGACGACGTCACCGTCGGGGCCGCGCTGGTGTTCGCCTCGGCCGTCGCGTTCGCCCTCGGCAGCGTGTTCGTGCGACCGATCGACTCGGAGCTTCCGCTCGAGACGCTCCAGGCGTGGGCGATGCTCGTCGGCGGCGCGGTGCTGTTGTGCTGGGCGGCCCTCCGGGGTGAATCGGTCGCGGCGATCGATCCGACCCTATCGGCGCTGGTCTCCTACGGCTATCTGACGCTCGTCTCCGGCGTGTTCGCATTCCTCCTCTATTTCGAACTGCTCGACCGAAGCGGGGCGACGCAGGTCAGCCTGGTCAGCTACGCGGAACCGGTCGTCGCGATGGGCGTTAGCTGGATCGCGCTCGGCTACGTCGTCGACTCGGTGATGCTCCTCGGGTTGGTGACGATCCTCGCGGGCTTCGCCATCGTCAAGCGCGGCGCGCTCCGGACGCTGCTGCGGTCGGCACTCGAAACGCGCTCGACTACGACCTCGAAGTAG